Proteins encoded within one genomic window of Manis pentadactyla isolate mManPen7 chromosome 4, mManPen7.hap1, whole genome shotgun sequence:
- the CD300LG gene encoding CMRF35-like molecule 9 isoform X4, translating to MQPLTLLWGCLLIPGCRALMGPKEIRGFEGDTVSLQCTYEEELRTYKKYWCRRRGFLFSRCSGAIYVEGDGQERTEGRVSVQDRPRELILKVTLRNLTLQDAGNYFCGVKKLGPDETFMVSLLIFPETKLASGRVARKGQAGGQLGTRNSEGPSGRPQGPQEGRPAISWNLSSVAPGPCCPLSPAPSFQPLATNSLQPKAKAWQTQPPGLRTSHPASPLDPTSAEDASVVSSSSSKSRVHVPMIRILAPVLVLLTLLLAAGLAALGSCVFRWRKEAQLATEAQRNKKVQLSHLCPSGHGTCWLGHPRAVVSLGASAEALAGPSLSSAQGLARGSGRWRSLAFPTAGPTGAARPGPGGALAPAPPSGALVPSSDQGGVAQTDGL from the exons ATGCAGCCCCTCACCCTGCTGTGGGGCTGTCTCCTGATCCCAG GTTGTAGAGCCCTGATGGGCCCGAAGGAGATCAGAGGATTTGAAGGTGACACTGTATCTCTGCAGTGCACCTATGAGGAGGAACTGAGGACATACAAGAAATATTGGTGCAGGAGGAGAGGGTTCCTTTTCTCCCGCTGCTCTGGTGCTATCTACGTGGAAGGAGATGGCCAGGAGAGGACGGAGGGCAGGGTGTCCGTCCAAGACAGACCCCGGGAGCTCATACTCAAAGTGACTCTGAGGAACCTCACTCTGCAGGACGCTGGGaattatttctgtggggtcaaaAAATTGGGCCCTGATGAGACTTTCATGGTCTCTCTGCTCATCTTTCCAG AGACAAAACTGGCATCAGGAAGGGTGGCCCGGAAAGGGCAGGCTGGCGGGCAGCTGGGCACAAGGAATTCTGAAGGTCCGAGTGGGAGGCCACAGGGACCACAGGAGGGGAGGCCAGCAATCAGCTGGAATCTATCATCGGTGGCTCCAG GTCCCTGCTGTCCTCTCTCCCCCGCTCCctcctttcagcctcttgctaCAAACAGCCTCCAGCCCAAGGCAAAAGCTTGGCAAACTCAGCCCCCAggattga GGACCTCCCATCCAGCCTCACCTCTGGACCCCACCTCAGCAGAAGACGCCAGTGTTGTCTCCAGCAGCAGCTCCAAGTCCAG GGTGCATGTCCCAATGATCCGAATCTTGGCCCCAGTCCTGGTGCTGCTGACCCTCCTGCTGGCCGCAGGCCTGGCTGCCCTTGGCAGCTGTGTATTCCGGTGGAGGAAGGAAG CTCAACTGGCCAcagaggcacagaggaacaaGAAGGTCCAACTCTCACACTTG TGCCCGTCGGGCCATGGGACTTGCTGGCTGGGGCACCCCAGGGCAGTTGTGTCCTTGGGGGCCTCGGCGGAGGCCTTAGCTGGCCCCAGCCTCAGCTCTGCCCAGGGGCTGGCGCGAGGGAGTGGGAGATGGAGGAGCCTGGCCTTCCCGACCGCAGgacccacgggagcagccaggccTGGGCCAGGGGGTGCTCTGGCCCCCGCCCCTCCTTCTGGGGCCTTGGTTCCCTCATCTGATCAAGGAGGGGTTGCTCAGACTGATGGTCTCTAA
- the CD300LG gene encoding CMRF35-like molecule 9 isoform X12, which translates to MQPLTLLWGCLLIPGCRALMGPKEIRGFEGDTVSLQCTYEEELRTYKKYWCRRRGFLFSRCSGAIYVEGDGQERTEGRVSVQDRPRELILKVTLRNLTLQDAGNYFCGVKKLGPDETFMVSLLIFPGTSHPASPLDPTSAEDASVVSSSSSKSSSTGHRGTEEQEGPTLTLASREELHPRVRLDQSCRAHWAPCQPEALCQPPHGDPVPKPGVDRGPWGLEPPNLAPHWQCGQTSEEDEAPSPDLEGDMFPGPPTHTSDEQLDFSKFISV; encoded by the exons ATGCAGCCCCTCACCCTGCTGTGGGGCTGTCTCCTGATCCCAG GTTGTAGAGCCCTGATGGGCCCGAAGGAGATCAGAGGATTTGAAGGTGACACTGTATCTCTGCAGTGCACCTATGAGGAGGAACTGAGGACATACAAGAAATATTGGTGCAGGAGGAGAGGGTTCCTTTTCTCCCGCTGCTCTGGTGCTATCTACGTGGAAGGAGATGGCCAGGAGAGGACGGAGGGCAGGGTGTCCGTCCAAGACAGACCCCGGGAGCTCATACTCAAAGTGACTCTGAGGAACCTCACTCTGCAGGACGCTGGGaattatttctgtggggtcaaaAAATTGGGCCCTGATGAGACTTTCATGGTCTCTCTGCTCATCTTTCCAG GGACCTCCCATCCAGCCTCACCTCTGGACCCCACCTCAGCAGAAGACGCCAGTGTTGTCTCCAGCAGCAGCTCCAAGTCCAG CTCAACTGGCCAcagaggcacagaggaacaaGAAGGTCCAACTCTCACACTTG CCTCTAGGGAAGAGCTACATCCCAGAGTGCGCCTTGATCAATCTTGCAGGGCCCACTGGGCCCCATGCCAGCCTGAAGCCCTCTGCCAGCCGCCACATGGAGATCCGGTGCCTAAGCCAGGTGTGGACAGAGGGCCCTGGGGTCTGGAGCCACCCAACCTAGCTCCTCACTGGCAATGCGGGCAG ACTTCAGAGGAAGATGAAGCCCCTTCCCCGGACCTGGAGGGGGACATGTTCCCaggcccccccacacacacatcagaTGAGCAGCTTGACTTTTCAAAGTTCATCTCAGTCTAG
- the CD300LG gene encoding CMRF35-like molecule 9 isoform X11, producing MQPLTLLWGCLLIPGCRALMGPKEIRGFEGDTVSLQCTYEEELRTYKKYWCRRRGFLFSRCSGAIYVEGDGQERTEGRVSVQDRPRELILKVTLRNLTLQDAGNYFCGVKKLGPDETFMVSLLIFPGTSHPASPLDPTSAEDASVVSSSSSKSRVHVPMIRILAPVLVLLTLLLAAGLAALGSCVFRWRKEAQLATEAQRNKKVQLSHLCPSGHGTCWLGHPRAVVSLGASAEALAGPSLSSAQGLARGSGRWRSLAFPTAGPTGAARPGPGGALAPAPPSGALVPSSDQGGVAQTDGL from the exons ATGCAGCCCCTCACCCTGCTGTGGGGCTGTCTCCTGATCCCAG GTTGTAGAGCCCTGATGGGCCCGAAGGAGATCAGAGGATTTGAAGGTGACACTGTATCTCTGCAGTGCACCTATGAGGAGGAACTGAGGACATACAAGAAATATTGGTGCAGGAGGAGAGGGTTCCTTTTCTCCCGCTGCTCTGGTGCTATCTACGTGGAAGGAGATGGCCAGGAGAGGACGGAGGGCAGGGTGTCCGTCCAAGACAGACCCCGGGAGCTCATACTCAAAGTGACTCTGAGGAACCTCACTCTGCAGGACGCTGGGaattatttctgtggggtcaaaAAATTGGGCCCTGATGAGACTTTCATGGTCTCTCTGCTCATCTTTCCAG GGACCTCCCATCCAGCCTCACCTCTGGACCCCACCTCAGCAGAAGACGCCAGTGTTGTCTCCAGCAGCAGCTCCAAGTCCAG GGTGCATGTCCCAATGATCCGAATCTTGGCCCCAGTCCTGGTGCTGCTGACCCTCCTGCTGGCCGCAGGCCTGGCTGCCCTTGGCAGCTGTGTATTCCGGTGGAGGAAGGAAG CTCAACTGGCCAcagaggcacagaggaacaaGAAGGTCCAACTCTCACACTTG TGCCCGTCGGGCCATGGGACTTGCTGGCTGGGGCACCCCAGGGCAGTTGTGTCCTTGGGGGCCTCGGCGGAGGCCTTAGCTGGCCCCAGCCTCAGCTCTGCCCAGGGGCTGGCGCGAGGGAGTGGGAGATGGAGGAGCCTGGCCTTCCCGACCGCAGgacccacgggagcagccaggccTGGGCCAGGGGGTGCTCTGGCCCCCGCCCCTCCTTCTGGGGCCTTGGTTCCCTCATCTGATCAAGGAGGGGTTGCTCAGACTGATGGTCTCTAA
- the CD300LG gene encoding CMRF35-like molecule 9 isoform X3, translating to MQPLTLLWGCLLIPGCRALMGPKEIRGFEGDTVSLQCTYEEELRTYKKYWCRRRGFLFSRCSGAIYVEGDGQERTEGRVSVQDRPRELILKVTLRNLTLQDAGNYFCGVKKLGPDETFMVSLLIFPGPCCPLSPAPSFQPLATNSLQPKAKAWQTQPPGLTSPGLHATVTTAQQGKTGAEASPFAGTSWHRHTGTSPHTGTSPSAETSPHEANSPHAGTSHPASPLDPTSAEDASVVSSSSSKSRVHVPMIRILAPVLVLLTLLLAAGLAALGSCVFRWRKEAQLATEAQRNKKVQLSHLCPSGHGTCWLGHPRAVVSLGASAEALAGPSLSSAQGLARGSGRWRSLAFPTAGPTGAARPGPGGALAPAPPSGALVPSSDQGGVAQTDGL from the exons ATGCAGCCCCTCACCCTGCTGTGGGGCTGTCTCCTGATCCCAG GTTGTAGAGCCCTGATGGGCCCGAAGGAGATCAGAGGATTTGAAGGTGACACTGTATCTCTGCAGTGCACCTATGAGGAGGAACTGAGGACATACAAGAAATATTGGTGCAGGAGGAGAGGGTTCCTTTTCTCCCGCTGCTCTGGTGCTATCTACGTGGAAGGAGATGGCCAGGAGAGGACGGAGGGCAGGGTGTCCGTCCAAGACAGACCCCGGGAGCTCATACTCAAAGTGACTCTGAGGAACCTCACTCTGCAGGACGCTGGGaattatttctgtggggtcaaaAAATTGGGCCCTGATGAGACTTTCATGGTCTCTCTGCTCATCTTTCCAG GTCCCTGCTGTCCTCTCTCCCCCGCTCCctcctttcagcctcttgctaCAAACAGCCTCCAGCCCAAGGCAAAAGCTTGGCAAACTCAGCCCCCAggattga CTTCTCCTGGTCTCCACGCAACAGTAACCACAGCCCAGCAGGGGAAGACAGGGGCCGAGGCCTCTCCATTTGCAGGGACCTCCTGGCACCGGCACACAGGAACCTCCCCACACACAGGAACCTCTCCGTCCGCAGAGACCTCTCCTCATGAAGCAAACTCTCCTCATGCAGGGACCTCCCATCCAGCCTCACCTCTGGACCCCACCTCAGCAGAAGACGCCAGTGTTGTCTCCAGCAGCAGCTCCAAGTCCAG GGTGCATGTCCCAATGATCCGAATCTTGGCCCCAGTCCTGGTGCTGCTGACCCTCCTGCTGGCCGCAGGCCTGGCTGCCCTTGGCAGCTGTGTATTCCGGTGGAGGAAGGAAG CTCAACTGGCCAcagaggcacagaggaacaaGAAGGTCCAACTCTCACACTTG TGCCCGTCGGGCCATGGGACTTGCTGGCTGGGGCACCCCAGGGCAGTTGTGTCCTTGGGGGCCTCGGCGGAGGCCTTAGCTGGCCCCAGCCTCAGCTCTGCCCAGGGGCTGGCGCGAGGGAGTGGGAGATGGAGGAGCCTGGCCTTCCCGACCGCAGgacccacgggagcagccaggccTGGGCCAGGGGGTGCTCTGGCCCCCGCCCCTCCTTCTGGGGCCTTGGTTCCCTCATCTGATCAAGGAGGGGTTGCTCAGACTGATGGTCTCTAA
- the CD300LG gene encoding CMRF35-like molecule 9 isoform X10, which translates to MQPLTLLWGCLLIPGCRALMGPKEIRGFEGDTVSLQCTYEEELRTYKKYWCRRRGFLFSRCSGAIYVEGDGQERTEGRVSVQDRPRELILKVTLRNLTLQDAGNYFCGVKKLGPDETFMVSLLIFPETKLASGRVARKGQAGGQLGTRNSEGPSGRPQGPQEGRPAISWNLSSVAPGPCCPLSPAPSFQPLATNSLQPKAKAWQTQPPGLRTSHPASPLDPTSAEDASVVSSSSSKSSSTGHRGTEEQEGPTLTLASREELHPRVRLDQSCRAHWAPCQPEALCQPPHGDPVPKPDFRGR; encoded by the exons ATGCAGCCCCTCACCCTGCTGTGGGGCTGTCTCCTGATCCCAG GTTGTAGAGCCCTGATGGGCCCGAAGGAGATCAGAGGATTTGAAGGTGACACTGTATCTCTGCAGTGCACCTATGAGGAGGAACTGAGGACATACAAGAAATATTGGTGCAGGAGGAGAGGGTTCCTTTTCTCCCGCTGCTCTGGTGCTATCTACGTGGAAGGAGATGGCCAGGAGAGGACGGAGGGCAGGGTGTCCGTCCAAGACAGACCCCGGGAGCTCATACTCAAAGTGACTCTGAGGAACCTCACTCTGCAGGACGCTGGGaattatttctgtggggtcaaaAAATTGGGCCCTGATGAGACTTTCATGGTCTCTCTGCTCATCTTTCCAG AGACAAAACTGGCATCAGGAAGGGTGGCCCGGAAAGGGCAGGCTGGCGGGCAGCTGGGCACAAGGAATTCTGAAGGTCCGAGTGGGAGGCCACAGGGACCACAGGAGGGGAGGCCAGCAATCAGCTGGAATCTATCATCGGTGGCTCCAG GTCCCTGCTGTCCTCTCTCCCCCGCTCCctcctttcagcctcttgctaCAAACAGCCTCCAGCCCAAGGCAAAAGCTTGGCAAACTCAGCCCCCAggattga GGACCTCCCATCCAGCCTCACCTCTGGACCCCACCTCAGCAGAAGACGCCAGTGTTGTCTCCAGCAGCAGCTCCAAGTCCAG CTCAACTGGCCAcagaggcacagaggaacaaGAAGGTCCAACTCTCACACTTG CCTCTAGGGAAGAGCTACATCCCAGAGTGCGCCTTGATCAATCTTGCAGGGCCCACTGGGCCCCATGCCAGCCTGAAGCCCTCTGCCAGCCGCCACATGGAGATCCGGTGCCTAAGCCAG ACTTCAGAGGAAGATGA
- the CD300LG gene encoding CMRF35-like molecule 9 isoform X9 → MQPLTLLWGCLLIPGCRALMGPKEIRGFEGDTVSLQCTYEEELRTYKKYWCRRRGFLFSRCSGAIYVEGDGQERTEGRVSVQDRPRELILKVTLRNLTLQDAGNYFCGVKKLGPDETFMVSLLIFPGPCCPLSPAPSFQPLATNSLQPKAKAWQTQPPGLRTSHPASPLDPTSAEDASVVSSSSSKSRVHVPMIRILAPVLVLLTLLLAAGLAALGSCVFRWRKEAQLATEAQRNKKVQLSHLCPSGHGTCWLGHPRAVVSLGASAEALAGPSLSSAQGLARGSGRWRSLAFPTAGPTGAARPGPGGALAPAPPSGALVPSSDQGGVAQTDGL, encoded by the exons ATGCAGCCCCTCACCCTGCTGTGGGGCTGTCTCCTGATCCCAG GTTGTAGAGCCCTGATGGGCCCGAAGGAGATCAGAGGATTTGAAGGTGACACTGTATCTCTGCAGTGCACCTATGAGGAGGAACTGAGGACATACAAGAAATATTGGTGCAGGAGGAGAGGGTTCCTTTTCTCCCGCTGCTCTGGTGCTATCTACGTGGAAGGAGATGGCCAGGAGAGGACGGAGGGCAGGGTGTCCGTCCAAGACAGACCCCGGGAGCTCATACTCAAAGTGACTCTGAGGAACCTCACTCTGCAGGACGCTGGGaattatttctgtggggtcaaaAAATTGGGCCCTGATGAGACTTTCATGGTCTCTCTGCTCATCTTTCCAG GTCCCTGCTGTCCTCTCTCCCCCGCTCCctcctttcagcctcttgctaCAAACAGCCTCCAGCCCAAGGCAAAAGCTTGGCAAACTCAGCCCCCAggattga GGACCTCCCATCCAGCCTCACCTCTGGACCCCACCTCAGCAGAAGACGCCAGTGTTGTCTCCAGCAGCAGCTCCAAGTCCAG GGTGCATGTCCCAATGATCCGAATCTTGGCCCCAGTCCTGGTGCTGCTGACCCTCCTGCTGGCCGCAGGCCTGGCTGCCCTTGGCAGCTGTGTATTCCGGTGGAGGAAGGAAG CTCAACTGGCCAcagaggcacagaggaacaaGAAGGTCCAACTCTCACACTTG TGCCCGTCGGGCCATGGGACTTGCTGGCTGGGGCACCCCAGGGCAGTTGTGTCCTTGGGGGCCTCGGCGGAGGCCTTAGCTGGCCCCAGCCTCAGCTCTGCCCAGGGGCTGGCGCGAGGGAGTGGGAGATGGAGGAGCCTGGCCTTCCCGACCGCAGgacccacgggagcagccaggccTGGGCCAGGGGGTGCTCTGGCCCCCGCCCCTCCTTCTGGGGCCTTGGTTCCCTCATCTGATCAAGGAGGGGTTGCTCAGACTGATGGTCTCTAA
- the CD300LG gene encoding CMRF35-like molecule 9 isoform X2, translated as MQPLTLLWGCLLIPGCRALMGPKEIRGFEGDTVSLQCTYEEELRTYKKYWCRRRGFLFSRCSGAIYVEGDGQERTEGRVSVQDRPRELILKVTLRNLTLQDAGNYFCGVKKLGPDETFMVSLLIFPETKLASGRVARKGQAGGQLGTRNSEGPSGRPQGPQEGRPAISWNLSSVAPGPCCPLSPAPSFQPLATNSLQPKAKAWQTQPPGLTSPGLHATVTTAQQGKTGAEASPFAGTSWHRHTGTSPHTGTSPSAETSPHEANSPHAGTSHPASPLDPTSAEDASVVSSSSSKSRVHVPMIRILAPVLVLLTLLLAAGLAALGSCVFRWRKEAQLATEAQRNKKVQLSHLPLGKSYIPECALINLAGPTGPHASLKPSASRHMEIRCLSQTSEEDEAPSPDLEGDMFPGPPTHTSDEQLDFSKFISV; from the exons ATGCAGCCCCTCACCCTGCTGTGGGGCTGTCTCCTGATCCCAG GTTGTAGAGCCCTGATGGGCCCGAAGGAGATCAGAGGATTTGAAGGTGACACTGTATCTCTGCAGTGCACCTATGAGGAGGAACTGAGGACATACAAGAAATATTGGTGCAGGAGGAGAGGGTTCCTTTTCTCCCGCTGCTCTGGTGCTATCTACGTGGAAGGAGATGGCCAGGAGAGGACGGAGGGCAGGGTGTCCGTCCAAGACAGACCCCGGGAGCTCATACTCAAAGTGACTCTGAGGAACCTCACTCTGCAGGACGCTGGGaattatttctgtggggtcaaaAAATTGGGCCCTGATGAGACTTTCATGGTCTCTCTGCTCATCTTTCCAG AGACAAAACTGGCATCAGGAAGGGTGGCCCGGAAAGGGCAGGCTGGCGGGCAGCTGGGCACAAGGAATTCTGAAGGTCCGAGTGGGAGGCCACAGGGACCACAGGAGGGGAGGCCAGCAATCAGCTGGAATCTATCATCGGTGGCTCCAG GTCCCTGCTGTCCTCTCTCCCCCGCTCCctcctttcagcctcttgctaCAAACAGCCTCCAGCCCAAGGCAAAAGCTTGGCAAACTCAGCCCCCAggattga CTTCTCCTGGTCTCCACGCAACAGTAACCACAGCCCAGCAGGGGAAGACAGGGGCCGAGGCCTCTCCATTTGCAGGGACCTCCTGGCACCGGCACACAGGAACCTCCCCACACACAGGAACCTCTCCGTCCGCAGAGACCTCTCCTCATGAAGCAAACTCTCCTCATGCAGGGACCTCCCATCCAGCCTCACCTCTGGACCCCACCTCAGCAGAAGACGCCAGTGTTGTCTCCAGCAGCAGCTCCAAGTCCAG GGTGCATGTCCCAATGATCCGAATCTTGGCCCCAGTCCTGGTGCTGCTGACCCTCCTGCTGGCCGCAGGCCTGGCTGCCCTTGGCAGCTGTGTATTCCGGTGGAGGAAGGAAG CTCAACTGGCCAcagaggcacagaggaacaaGAAGGTCCAACTCTCACACTTG CCTCTAGGGAAGAGCTACATCCCAGAGTGCGCCTTGATCAATCTTGCAGGGCCCACTGGGCCCCATGCCAGCCTGAAGCCCTCTGCCAGCCGCCACATGGAGATCCGGTGCCTAAGCCAG ACTTCAGAGGAAGATGAAGCCCCTTCCCCGGACCTGGAGGGGGACATGTTCCCaggcccccccacacacacatcagaTGAGCAGCTTGACTTTTCAAAGTTCATCTCAGTCTAG
- the CD300LG gene encoding CMRF35-like molecule 9 isoform X7, with amino-acid sequence MQPLTLLWGCLLIPGCRALMGPKEIRGFEGDTVSLQCTYEEELRTYKKYWCRRRGFLFSRCSGAIYVEGDGQERTEGRVSVQDRPRELILKVTLRNLTLQDAGNYFCGVKKLGPDETFMVSLLIFPGPCCPLSPAPSFQPLATNSLQPKAKAWQTQPPGLTSPGLHATVTTAQQGKTGAEASPFAGTSWHRHTGTSPHTGTSPSAETSPHEANSPHAGTSHPASPLDPTSAEDASVVSSSSSKSRVHVPMIRILAPVLVLLTLLLAAGLAALGSCVFRWRKEAQLATEAQRNKKVQLSHLTSEEDEAPSPDLEGDMFPGPPTHTSDEQLDFSKFISV; translated from the exons ATGCAGCCCCTCACCCTGCTGTGGGGCTGTCTCCTGATCCCAG GTTGTAGAGCCCTGATGGGCCCGAAGGAGATCAGAGGATTTGAAGGTGACACTGTATCTCTGCAGTGCACCTATGAGGAGGAACTGAGGACATACAAGAAATATTGGTGCAGGAGGAGAGGGTTCCTTTTCTCCCGCTGCTCTGGTGCTATCTACGTGGAAGGAGATGGCCAGGAGAGGACGGAGGGCAGGGTGTCCGTCCAAGACAGACCCCGGGAGCTCATACTCAAAGTGACTCTGAGGAACCTCACTCTGCAGGACGCTGGGaattatttctgtggggtcaaaAAATTGGGCCCTGATGAGACTTTCATGGTCTCTCTGCTCATCTTTCCAG GTCCCTGCTGTCCTCTCTCCCCCGCTCCctcctttcagcctcttgctaCAAACAGCCTCCAGCCCAAGGCAAAAGCTTGGCAAACTCAGCCCCCAggattga CTTCTCCTGGTCTCCACGCAACAGTAACCACAGCCCAGCAGGGGAAGACAGGGGCCGAGGCCTCTCCATTTGCAGGGACCTCCTGGCACCGGCACACAGGAACCTCCCCACACACAGGAACCTCTCCGTCCGCAGAGACCTCTCCTCATGAAGCAAACTCTCCTCATGCAGGGACCTCCCATCCAGCCTCACCTCTGGACCCCACCTCAGCAGAAGACGCCAGTGTTGTCTCCAGCAGCAGCTCCAAGTCCAG GGTGCATGTCCCAATGATCCGAATCTTGGCCCCAGTCCTGGTGCTGCTGACCCTCCTGCTGGCCGCAGGCCTGGCTGCCCTTGGCAGCTGTGTATTCCGGTGGAGGAAGGAAG CTCAACTGGCCAcagaggcacagaggaacaaGAAGGTCCAACTCTCACACTTG ACTTCAGAGGAAGATGAAGCCCCTTCCCCGGACCTGGAGGGGGACATGTTCCCaggcccccccacacacacatcagaTGAGCAGCTTGACTTTTCAAAGTTCATCTCAGTCTAG
- the CD300LG gene encoding CMRF35-like molecule 9 isoform X1: protein MQPLTLLWGCLLIPGCRALMGPKEIRGFEGDTVSLQCTYEEELRTYKKYWCRRRGFLFSRCSGAIYVEGDGQERTEGRVSVQDRPRELILKVTLRNLTLQDAGNYFCGVKKLGPDETFMVSLLIFPETKLASGRVARKGQAGGQLGTRNSEGPSGRPQGPQEGRPAISWNLSSVAPGPCCPLSPAPSFQPLATNSLQPKAKAWQTQPPGLTSPGLHATVTTAQQGKTGAEASPFAGTSWHRHTGTSPHTGTSPSAETSPHEANSPHAGTSHPASPLDPTSAEDASVVSSSSSKSRVHVPMIRILAPVLVLLTLLLAAGLAALGSCVFRWRKEAQLATEAQRNKKVQLSHLCPSGHGTCWLGHPRAVVSLGASAEALAGPSLSSAQGLARGSGRWRSLAFPTAGPTGAARPGPGGALAPAPPSGALVPSSDQGGVAQTDGL, encoded by the exons ATGCAGCCCCTCACCCTGCTGTGGGGCTGTCTCCTGATCCCAG GTTGTAGAGCCCTGATGGGCCCGAAGGAGATCAGAGGATTTGAAGGTGACACTGTATCTCTGCAGTGCACCTATGAGGAGGAACTGAGGACATACAAGAAATATTGGTGCAGGAGGAGAGGGTTCCTTTTCTCCCGCTGCTCTGGTGCTATCTACGTGGAAGGAGATGGCCAGGAGAGGACGGAGGGCAGGGTGTCCGTCCAAGACAGACCCCGGGAGCTCATACTCAAAGTGACTCTGAGGAACCTCACTCTGCAGGACGCTGGGaattatttctgtggggtcaaaAAATTGGGCCCTGATGAGACTTTCATGGTCTCTCTGCTCATCTTTCCAG AGACAAAACTGGCATCAGGAAGGGTGGCCCGGAAAGGGCAGGCTGGCGGGCAGCTGGGCACAAGGAATTCTGAAGGTCCGAGTGGGAGGCCACAGGGACCACAGGAGGGGAGGCCAGCAATCAGCTGGAATCTATCATCGGTGGCTCCAG GTCCCTGCTGTCCTCTCTCCCCCGCTCCctcctttcagcctcttgctaCAAACAGCCTCCAGCCCAAGGCAAAAGCTTGGCAAACTCAGCCCCCAggattga CTTCTCCTGGTCTCCACGCAACAGTAACCACAGCCCAGCAGGGGAAGACAGGGGCCGAGGCCTCTCCATTTGCAGGGACCTCCTGGCACCGGCACACAGGAACCTCCCCACACACAGGAACCTCTCCGTCCGCAGAGACCTCTCCTCATGAAGCAAACTCTCCTCATGCAGGGACCTCCCATCCAGCCTCACCTCTGGACCCCACCTCAGCAGAAGACGCCAGTGTTGTCTCCAGCAGCAGCTCCAAGTCCAG GGTGCATGTCCCAATGATCCGAATCTTGGCCCCAGTCCTGGTGCTGCTGACCCTCCTGCTGGCCGCAGGCCTGGCTGCCCTTGGCAGCTGTGTATTCCGGTGGAGGAAGGAAG CTCAACTGGCCAcagaggcacagaggaacaaGAAGGTCCAACTCTCACACTTG TGCCCGTCGGGCCATGGGACTTGCTGGCTGGGGCACCCCAGGGCAGTTGTGTCCTTGGGGGCCTCGGCGGAGGCCTTAGCTGGCCCCAGCCTCAGCTCTGCCCAGGGGCTGGCGCGAGGGAGTGGGAGATGGAGGAGCCTGGCCTTCCCGACCGCAGgacccacgggagcagccaggccTGGGCCAGGGGGTGCTCTGGCCCCCGCCCCTCCTTCTGGGGCCTTGGTTCCCTCATCTGATCAAGGAGGGGTTGCTCAGACTGATGGTCTCTAA
- the CD300LG gene encoding CMRF35-like molecule 9 isoform X5: MQPLTLLWGCLLIPGCRALMGPKEIRGFEGDTVSLQCTYEEELRTYKKYWCRRRGFLFSRCSGAIYVEGDGQERTEGRVSVQDRPRELILKVTLRNLTLQDAGNYFCGVKKLGPDETFMVSLLIFPASPGLHATVTTAQQGKTGAEASPFAGTSWHRHTGTSPHTGTSPSAETSPHEANSPHAGTSHPASPLDPTSAEDASVVSSSSSKSRVHVPMIRILAPVLVLLTLLLAAGLAALGSCVFRWRKEAQLATEAQRNKKVQLSHLCPSGHGTCWLGHPRAVVSLGASAEALAGPSLSSAQGLARGSGRWRSLAFPTAGPTGAARPGPGGALAPAPPSGALVPSSDQGGVAQTDGL, encoded by the exons ATGCAGCCCCTCACCCTGCTGTGGGGCTGTCTCCTGATCCCAG GTTGTAGAGCCCTGATGGGCCCGAAGGAGATCAGAGGATTTGAAGGTGACACTGTATCTCTGCAGTGCACCTATGAGGAGGAACTGAGGACATACAAGAAATATTGGTGCAGGAGGAGAGGGTTCCTTTTCTCCCGCTGCTCTGGTGCTATCTACGTGGAAGGAGATGGCCAGGAGAGGACGGAGGGCAGGGTGTCCGTCCAAGACAGACCCCGGGAGCTCATACTCAAAGTGACTCTGAGGAACCTCACTCTGCAGGACGCTGGGaattatttctgtggggtcaaaAAATTGGGCCCTGATGAGACTTTCATGGTCTCTCTGCTCATCTTTCCAG CTTCTCCTGGTCTCCACGCAACAGTAACCACAGCCCAGCAGGGGAAGACAGGGGCCGAGGCCTCTCCATTTGCAGGGACCTCCTGGCACCGGCACACAGGAACCTCCCCACACACAGGAACCTCTCCGTCCGCAGAGACCTCTCCTCATGAAGCAAACTCTCCTCATGCAGGGACCTCCCATCCAGCCTCACCTCTGGACCCCACCTCAGCAGAAGACGCCAGTGTTGTCTCCAGCAGCAGCTCCAAGTCCAG GGTGCATGTCCCAATGATCCGAATCTTGGCCCCAGTCCTGGTGCTGCTGACCCTCCTGCTGGCCGCAGGCCTGGCTGCCCTTGGCAGCTGTGTATTCCGGTGGAGGAAGGAAG CTCAACTGGCCAcagaggcacagaggaacaaGAAGGTCCAACTCTCACACTTG TGCCCGTCGGGCCATGGGACTTGCTGGCTGGGGCACCCCAGGGCAGTTGTGTCCTTGGGGGCCTCGGCGGAGGCCTTAGCTGGCCCCAGCCTCAGCTCTGCCCAGGGGCTGGCGCGAGGGAGTGGGAGATGGAGGAGCCTGGCCTTCCCGACCGCAGgacccacgggagcagccaggccTGGGCCAGGGGGTGCTCTGGCCCCCGCCCCTCCTTCTGGGGCCTTGGTTCCCTCATCTGATCAAGGAGGGGTTGCTCAGACTGATGGTCTCTAA